In Ctenopharyngodon idella isolate HZGC_01 chromosome 2, HZGC01, whole genome shotgun sequence, the following are encoded in one genomic region:
- the gpr160 gene encoding probable G-protein coupled receptor 160 produces MDTSIPSLLLVLWLKSFLNWLVVVIQRHYMIRTFSGFFCISLALIDSLLSFALTAIFYLEGVNISGWHFTRYHICLLTQIACFIYAMLHWPVFLLVGLDNFWTLSSSSRNTTWTQKLTYIAGVCLLWILAALYVFWVPDVSPLLGDDEKHRCKLFSGPQSSQVLLALLLMATCVIIYSYAPFEKRRVQVFLHSTQPCCLVCLRRIMHTFLSTWASFLILIIISPLLKIEMDAHLQLNVVWLSLLNSFSVALALSGRTFAANSMKSETITDGFCSWYFCFTYGADEWNYGQQADRIQVKTPNV; encoded by the coding sequence ATGGACACATCAATCCCTTCACTTCTGCTGGTTCTGTGGCTCAAGAGTTTTCTCAACTGGTTGGTGGTCGTGATACAGCGACACTACATGATCCGGACATTCTCAGGATTCTTCTGCATTTCCTTGGCACTGATTGACAGTCTCTTGAGTTTTGCCCTCACAGCTATTTTCTATCTGGAAGGCGTCAACATCTCAGGCTGGCATTTCACCAGGTATCACATATGCCTACTGACTCAGATTGCTTGTTTTATCTATGCCATGCTCCACTGGCCAGTGTTCCTCCTTGTAGGACTAGATAACTTCTGGACGCTATCATCAAGCTCAAGAAACACAACCTGGACACAAAAGCTGACTTACATTGCGGGAGTGTGTCTCCTTTGGATTCTAGCAGCTCTGTACGTCTTCTGGGTGCCTGACGTTTCTCCGCTGTTAGGAGATGATGAGAAGCACCGATGCAAGCTGTTCAGCGGCCCTCAGAGTTCTCAGGTTCTCCTTGCATTGTTACTGATGGCCACCTGCGTCATTATTTACTCGTACGCTCCGTTTGAGAAACGGAGGGTGCAGGTTTTTCTGCATTCCACTCAACCATGCTGTTTGGTTTGTTTAAGGCGGATTATGCATACGTTCCTCAGCACATGGGCCTCGTTTCTCATTCTGATAATCATCTCGCCGCTGCTAAAGATAGAGATGGACGCACACCTGCAGTTAAACGTCGTCTGGTTGAGTTTACTCAACAGTTTTTCTGTCGCTTTGGCACTGTCTGGCCGCACTTTTGCAGCAAATTCCATGAAAAGCGAGACCATTACAGATGGTTTTTGTTCATGGTACTTTTGTTTTACATATGGAGCTGACGAGTGGAATTATGGACAACAAGCTGACCGCATTCAAGTTAAAACACCAAATGTCTGA